In Sinorhizobium sojae CCBAU 05684, a single window of DNA contains:
- a CDS encoding 5-oxoprolinase subunit B family protein, with product MTTRYSFGGDEHLFVECSEEMSLEAFFKSLSMVNGVRESGIRGVTEICPANASFQIKFDPDIIHPDDLQKEVRAIEGAAEKAEPVIKTRIVEIPVFYNDPWTHETLMRFRERHQDPNGTDLEYAARINSYASVKEFIAAHSGSPWFVSMVGFVAGLPFMYQMVERRRQIEVPKYLRPRTDTPRLTIGHGGCFGCIYSVRGAGGYQMFGITPMPIFDPTQTTSYLSDFMVFFRPGDIVKFKSIDREAYDQAVEDVDHGRFAPPIREVSFDLAEFHKDIDGYNAKLEGMLYGH from the coding sequence ATGACGACCCGATACAGCTTCGGAGGGGATGAGCACCTCTTCGTCGAGTGCAGCGAGGAAATGTCGCTCGAAGCATTCTTCAAGAGCCTGTCCATGGTGAACGGCGTTCGCGAGAGCGGCATCAGGGGCGTGACCGAGATTTGTCCGGCAAACGCTTCCTTCCAGATCAAGTTCGATCCCGACATCATCCACCCGGATGATCTCCAGAAGGAAGTGCGGGCCATCGAGGGCGCCGCGGAAAAGGCCGAGCCGGTCATCAAGACGCGTATTGTCGAGATTCCGGTCTTCTACAACGATCCCTGGACCCACGAGACGCTGATGCGCTTTCGCGAGCGTCATCAGGATCCAAACGGCACCGACCTCGAGTACGCCGCTCGCATCAACAGTTACGCCTCGGTCAAGGAGTTCATTGCCGCCCATTCCGGCTCGCCCTGGTTCGTCTCCATGGTCGGCTTCGTCGCGGGCCTGCCCTTCATGTACCAGATGGTCGAGCGCCGGCGGCAGATCGAGGTGCCGAAATACTTGAGGCCGCGAACCGATACGCCGCGCCTGACCATCGGCCATGGCGGCTGCTTCGGCTGCATCTATTCGGTGCGCGGCGCCGGTGGCTACCAGATGTTCGGCATCACTCCCATGCCGATCTTCGATCCTACCCAGACGACCAGCTACCTCAGCGACTTCATGGTGTTCTTCCGGCCCGGCGACATCGTGAAGTTCAAGTCCATAGACCGTGAGGCCTATGACCAGGCGGTCGAGGATGTCGACCATGGCCGCTTTGCGCCGCCGATCCGCGAGGTGAGCTTCGACCTTGCCGAGTTCCACAAGGACATCGATGGCTATAACGCCAAGCTGGAGGGCATGCTTTATGGCCATTAA
- a CDS encoding acetyl-CoA carboxylase biotin carboxylase subunit, protein MTIRSLLIANRGEIAVRIIKAAKALGIRTVQIYSAADVDMLAVKLADEAVEVGPPAARKSYLNIEAVVAAAKAAGVDAVHPGYGFLSENANFADAVEAAGLTFIGPKGDAIRLLGDKVAAREVAARAGVPTVPGSAGRIDGLEEATAVAERTGYPVMIKAAAGGGGRGIRVANNRADLERHFPQASAEALAAFGDGGLYLEKVITRARHVEVQILGDGENFIHCYERECSLQRRRQKVWEEAPSFLLPQDAREKLCASAVALAREVSYRGAGTVEYLYDDETGEFYFIEVNTRIQVEHPVTEMITGIDLVAEMIRIAGGAKLSIAQERVKIAGHAVECRINVEDPVRGFLPTPGRIDRLVVPAGEGVRFDTMLYEGYAIPPFYDSLVGKLIVHAENRDACLDRLARALADLTIVGPPTTVGLHQALAGDPAVKGGAFHTRFLEQWLETEFAGETGRTAEVA, encoded by the coding sequence ATGACGATCCGATCGCTCCTCATAGCCAACCGCGGCGAGATTGCGGTCCGCATCATCAAGGCGGCCAAGGCGCTCGGCATCCGCACCGTACAGATTTACAGCGCCGCGGATGTCGACATGCTGGCCGTGAAGCTTGCGGACGAAGCGGTCGAGGTCGGACCGCCGGCTGCCAGGAAGTCTTACCTCAACATCGAGGCGGTCGTGGCGGCGGCGAAGGCGGCGGGCGTCGATGCCGTTCATCCGGGCTACGGTTTCCTTTCGGAAAATGCGAATTTCGCGGACGCGGTCGAAGCCGCAGGCCTGACCTTCATCGGGCCGAAAGGGGATGCGATCCGGCTCCTAGGCGACAAGGTGGCGGCCCGCGAAGTTGCCGCTCGTGCCGGTGTCCCGACAGTGCCGGGCAGTGCCGGGCGGATCGACGGCCTTGAAGAGGCGACTGCCGTTGCCGAGAGGACCGGCTATCCGGTGATGATCAAGGCGGCCGCAGGCGGCGGCGGACGCGGCATTCGCGTCGCGAACAACCGGGCCGACCTAGAGCGGCATTTCCCCCAGGCGTCGGCCGAGGCGCTCGCTGCCTTCGGCGATGGCGGACTCTATCTTGAAAAGGTCATCACCCGCGCCCGCCATGTTGAAGTGCAGATTCTCGGCGATGGAGAGAATTTCATCCACTGCTACGAGCGTGAATGCTCGCTCCAACGCCGCCGGCAGAAGGTCTGGGAGGAGGCACCGTCATTCTTGCTGCCACAGGATGCACGCGAAAAGCTCTGCGCAAGTGCCGTGGCGCTCGCGAGGGAAGTCTCCTATCGGGGCGCAGGCACGGTCGAATATCTGTATGACGACGAGACTGGCGAATTCTACTTCATCGAGGTCAATACCCGCATCCAAGTCGAGCATCCCGTCACGGAGATGATCACCGGTATAGACCTCGTCGCCGAAATGATCAGGATCGCCGGCGGCGCCAAGCTCTCGATCGCACAGGAGCGGGTGAAGATCGCCGGCCACGCGGTCGAATGCCGGATCAATGTCGAGGACCCGGTCCGCGGCTTTCTGCCGACCCCCGGCAGGATCGATCGGTTGGTGGTGCCAGCAGGCGAAGGTGTCCGCTTCGACACCATGCTCTACGAAGGCTATGCGATCCCGCCTTTCTATGACTCGCTCGTCGGCAAGCTGATCGTGCATGCCGAGAACCGGGACGCATGTCTTGACCGGCTTGCCCGGGCGCTCGCCGACCTCACGATCGTCGGCCCGCCGACCACGGTCGGCTTGCATCAGGCACTCGCAGGTGATCCCGCTGTCAAGGGCGGGGCCTTCCATACCCGCTTCCTGGAGCAGTGGCTTGAGACCGAATTTGCCGGAGAGACCGGCAGGACCGCGGAGGTTGCCTGA
- a CDS encoding acetyl-CoA carboxylase produces MSKTEIRSPLPGTFYRSPAPDVPPFKADGDSVAAPDTIGIIEVMKTFQELSAGVEGKAIRFLVDNEEPVMAGQVIAEVEA; encoded by the coding sequence ATGAGCAAAACGGAAATCCGATCCCCCCTTCCAGGAACCTTCTACCGCTCTCCGGCCCCCGACGTGCCCCCCTTCAAGGCGGATGGCGACAGCGTCGCCGCTCCTGACACGATCGGTATTATCGAGGTGATGAAGACATTCCAGGAACTGTCGGCCGGTGTAGAGGGCAAGGCAATCCGCTTTCTGGTCGACAACGAAGAACCGGTCATGGCCGGACAGGTGATTGCCGAGGTCGAGGCATGA
- a CDS encoding 5-oxoprolinase subunit PxpA, which yields MRDVVDINCDMGEAFGRWRIGDADDGTLMPLISSANIACGFHAADPNLMDDTVRLAADHGVAIGAHPGFNDLQGFGRRKIAGTAKELVNDVVYQVGALKEFARRHGARLQHVKPHGALYMEMAANPELSQIFVQYMRKAEPDALIFCMDISATYTAAVEAGHRAAREFYADRDYDESGSIVFTRDAGRPDPAVIARKVLRACTEGKVRAVTGKDIDISFETICFHSDTPGALHIVRHMREALTAEGIRIAPVSDIASR from the coding sequence TTGCGTGACGTGGTGGACATCAATTGCGATATGGGCGAAGCCTTTGGGCGCTGGCGGATCGGTGATGCCGATGATGGAACACTGATGCCCCTAATCAGTTCGGCTAACATCGCCTGCGGTTTCCATGCGGCAGATCCGAACCTGATGGACGACACCGTGCGCCTTGCCGCTGATCACGGCGTCGCGATCGGCGCCCATCCTGGCTTCAACGATCTGCAGGGCTTTGGACGGCGCAAGATCGCGGGCACGGCTAAGGAACTCGTCAATGACGTCGTCTACCAGGTCGGAGCCCTGAAGGAGTTCGCCCGACGCCACGGAGCGCGTCTCCAGCATGTGAAACCGCACGGCGCGCTCTACATGGAGATGGCCGCCAATCCGGAGCTCTCGCAGATCTTCGTGCAGTACATGCGCAAGGCGGAACCTGACGCCCTCATCTTCTGCATGGACATCTCGGCTACTTATACGGCCGCCGTGGAGGCCGGGCATCGCGCGGCTCGCGAATTCTATGCGGACCGCGATTACGACGAGAGCGGCTCGATCGTGTTTACCCGGGATGCCGGTCGGCCGGATCCGGCAGTGATCGCCCGCAAGGTCCTGCGTGCCTGCACGGAGGGCAAGGTGAGGGCGGTGACCGGCAAGGACATCGACATTTCCTTCGAAACCATCTGTTTTCATTCCGACACGCCGGGGGCGCTCCATATTGTCCGCCACATGCGCGAGGCGCTGACGGCGGAAGGCATCCGCATCGCGCCCGTGTCGGATATCGCCAGCCGCTGA
- a CDS encoding LysR family transcriptional regulator, producing the protein MSFTLRQLRYFIATAETGQISQAAVELSISQSAVTTAIKELEAVVGAALFLRSPHGMDLTGAGRQFLSHAYDILKKVDEAARMQVVSNDVEGTLAVAATYTVIGYFLPLHIERLGRLFPKLEIQLFELNRESIEEGLLSNRYDISVLLTSNILNPSLTTEKVLSSIRRLWVPAQHHLLALDSVGLKEIAEEPYIMLTVDEAAYSSLKYWSHSGYQPRITLRTSSVEAVRSLVANGQGVAILSDMVHRPWSLEGRRIETINVRDPVPAMDVGLAWRKDVEFTPAMTAFRSYFRQAFNLPDLRG; encoded by the coding sequence GTGTCTTTCACCCTCAGACAACTACGCTACTTCATTGCAACCGCCGAGACGGGGCAGATTTCTCAGGCGGCGGTGGAGCTCTCGATCTCGCAATCGGCGGTGACGACGGCGATCAAGGAACTTGAAGCGGTCGTCGGAGCCGCCCTTTTTCTGCGTTCGCCCCATGGCATGGACCTGACAGGCGCTGGCCGGCAGTTTCTGTCGCATGCCTACGATATCCTGAAAAAAGTCGATGAGGCGGCGCGCATGCAGGTCGTCAGCAACGACGTTGAGGGCACGCTGGCGGTGGCGGCGACATATACGGTGATCGGCTATTTCCTGCCGCTGCATATCGAACGGTTGGGGCGGCTCTTTCCCAAGCTCGAGATTCAGCTCTTTGAACTGAACCGGGAGTCGATCGAAGAAGGGTTGCTGAGCAACCGCTATGACATTTCGGTCTTGCTCACGTCCAACATCCTCAACCCGTCGCTGACTACCGAGAAGGTTCTCAGTTCCATCCGCAGGCTCTGGGTACCGGCACAACACCATCTGCTGGCGCTGGATTCCGTCGGCCTCAAGGAGATTGCCGAGGAGCCCTATATCATGCTCACCGTCGACGAGGCGGCCTACTCATCATTGAAATACTGGAGCCACAGCGGCTACCAGCCCCGGATCACACTCAGAACGTCGTCGGTGGAAGCCGTGCGCTCGCTCGTCGCCAACGGCCAGGGCGTCGCCATTCTCTCGGACATGGTGCACCGGCCATGGTCGCTGGAAGGCAGACGCATCGAGACGATCAACGTCCGCGATCCGGTCCCGGCCATGGACGTGGGCCTTGCATGGCGCAAGGATGTGGAATTCACGCCGGCAATGACTGCATTTCGATCCTACTTCCGCCAGGCTTTCAATCTGCCTGACCTGCGGGGTTGA
- a CDS encoding carboxymuconolactone decarboxylase family protein, whose translation MIQTTMGLMTAAALGNSAAAQSSEEPGADRRARGLEALRAVGGGDVSRNLDPLSPDLSTLLIEHAYGDVMARPGLPQKTRELINVAVITTLGTARPALRFHIAGMLETGWSPREVVETLLHSVVYGGFPFALDAMLLARDVFAERGVTVGTGTGRPDGDDWVLGVEQLLKTGGDDAGAFVRRVIEGSGPSPDLDRLTVEFAHGEIWNRPGLALKDRELATLAMVIAIGNLDSRVRFHVEACLRTGWTRAEITELLIQMPVYIGWPQALTAVAPALDVFAEVEAGGLAAPSLTGEAIATQRSQSEPDDARFNRGVSAMAATSQVSGEGVVDAFRDIAPDLGRYIVEFAYGEVFSRLGLDLKSRELATVAALTARGTAADETPLKVHVEAALNTGATKQEVTEAILHMLPYAGFSRVQAAMAVATQVFSDP comes from the coding sequence ATGATCCAAACAACCATGGGACTGATGACAGCGGCCGCTCTGGGCAATTCTGCGGCTGCTCAATCCAGCGAGGAACCAGGCGCTGATCGCCGCGCAAGGGGCCTCGAGGCGCTCAGGGCCGTTGGCGGCGGCGACGTCAGCCGGAACCTGGATCCGCTTTCTCCGGATCTTTCCACGCTACTTATCGAACATGCCTATGGCGACGTGATGGCGCGCCCAGGCCTGCCCCAGAAAACTCGCGAGCTCATCAATGTCGCTGTCATTACCACACTCGGCACGGCCCGCCCAGCTCTGCGCTTTCATATCGCCGGGATGCTGGAAACTGGTTGGAGCCCGCGCGAGGTTGTCGAAACCTTGCTCCACAGCGTCGTCTATGGCGGTTTTCCTTTCGCACTAGACGCAATGCTACTCGCCCGCGACGTGTTCGCCGAGCGCGGCGTCACCGTCGGAACGGGCACGGGGCGGCCGGACGGCGACGACTGGGTGCTCGGCGTCGAACAACTGCTCAAGACAGGCGGGGATGACGCCGGCGCCTTTGTCCGACGTGTGATTGAAGGCAGCGGCCCATCCCCGGATCTCGATCGGCTGACGGTAGAATTTGCGCATGGCGAAATCTGGAATCGGCCGGGGCTCGCGCTGAAGGATCGCGAACTGGCGACACTCGCCATGGTGATCGCCATCGGCAATCTCGACAGCAGGGTTCGCTTCCATGTCGAGGCATGTCTGCGCACGGGTTGGACACGTGCCGAAATCACCGAATTGCTGATCCAGATGCCGGTCTATATCGGTTGGCCGCAGGCATTGACGGCAGTAGCACCTGCGTTAGATGTCTTTGCGGAAGTGGAAGCGGGTGGCCTGGCTGCGCCGTCACTCACGGGCGAGGCTATCGCCACGCAACGCTCACAGTCGGAACCAGATGACGCACGCTTCAACAGAGGTGTCTCTGCAATGGCCGCAACCAGTCAGGTATCTGGCGAGGGCGTCGTCGATGCTTTCCGCGACATCGCGCCTGATCTCGGCCGCTATATCGTTGAGTTCGCCTATGGAGAGGTGTTCTCAAGGCTCGGCCTCGATCTCAAATCGCGGGAACTGGCCACAGTCGCCGCATTGACGGCGCGTGGAACAGCAGCGGATGAAACGCCGTTGAAGGTCCACGTCGAGGCGGCCTTGAACACCGGGGCGACAAAGCAAGAAGTGACAGAGGCGATTCTCCACATGCTTCCCTATGCTGGTTTCAGTCGTGTTCAGGCGGCGATGGCGGTGGCGACGCAAGTCTTTTCCGACCCGTAA
- a CDS encoding LysR family transcriptional regulator translates to MKLVNIANIDLNLLVVFDALVAEGHATRAAQRIGLTQPAVSHALNRLRALFGDPLFIRSPRGMVPTPAALDAAPAIRSILEQVESVLRGGRIFEPEESGRQFVLGLSDYAAFVLLPQLTARMEREAPKISLVIRNTSHSVGLPMLEEGSVELIAGNFPEPPSHLCEELLYEEDFVCAGRGDHPDLADPLDLDRYLCLRHLQVSTRGNPHGYVDAVLAERGLKRKVAVTVGHFLMAPLLVESSNLVATEPRRLFGSLPSPLPLRFFPPPIDIPPFRVVQAWHARHDADPGHQWLRRVVREIAQQT, encoded by the coding sequence ATGAAGCTGGTAAATATCGCGAACATTGATCTCAATCTTCTGGTGGTGTTCGACGCTCTGGTAGCGGAAGGGCATGCCACCCGCGCCGCACAGCGGATAGGTCTCACTCAGCCAGCGGTCAGCCACGCGCTCAACCGGCTGCGTGCTCTGTTCGGAGATCCTCTCTTCATCCGCTCGCCGCGCGGCATGGTCCCGACGCCGGCTGCACTGGACGCCGCTCCGGCCATCCGCTCAATCCTCGAGCAGGTCGAAAGTGTTCTGCGCGGGGGCCGGATCTTCGAACCAGAAGAGAGCGGTCGACAGTTCGTGCTTGGCCTCTCGGATTATGCGGCCTTCGTGCTTTTGCCCCAATTGACCGCACGGATGGAACGCGAAGCGCCGAAGATATCGCTCGTGATCCGCAACACCAGCCACAGTGTCGGCCTGCCGATGCTGGAGGAGGGATCAGTCGAACTCATTGCCGGCAACTTTCCCGAGCCGCCGTCTCACCTGTGTGAGGAACTGCTTTACGAGGAGGATTTTGTCTGTGCTGGCCGAGGCGACCACCCAGACCTTGCGGATCCCCTCGACCTCGACCGCTATCTATGCCTGCGACATCTTCAGGTGTCGACGAGAGGTAATCCGCATGGCTATGTCGACGCCGTCCTGGCGGAGCGCGGATTGAAGAGGAAGGTCGCTGTTACCGTTGGGCATTTCTTGATGGCGCCCCTTCTGGTCGAATCCTCGAACCTCGTGGCCACCGAACCCCGCCGCCTTTTTGGGTCACTGCCCAGCCCGCTGCCGCTTCGCTTCTTTCCGCCCCCGATCGATATTCCGCCGTTTCGGGTTGTCCAGGCTTGGCATGCACGTCATGACGCGGATCCCGGCCACCAATGGCTTCGACGCGTCGTTCGGGAGATTGCGCAACAAACGTGA
- a CDS encoding LysR substrate-binding domain-containing protein, which yields MDRLTSMAVFVKAVDLGSFAAAASALELSGPMVGKHIRFLEERLGVRLINRTTRRQSLSDFGRAYYERCRVILAEAEASDALAADQLSEPRGKLRVTMPVHFGRRCVMPVLLQLARQYPALELDLSFNDRLTDLAEDGYDLAIRTGTLADRAGLIARRVARQPMIVCASPAYLETHGRPKTVEELAQHKAVVYRRSGPVPPWLFPQQGQTPFEVLPLNRFRLDDLDAIADAATSEAGLAWLPYWLVRERIETGALIRLLPDQAPFLYDCHAVWLQTRHLPLKVRVAVDVLATELPRFMI from the coding sequence ATGGATCGCCTGACAAGCATGGCCGTGTTCGTCAAGGCCGTCGATCTCGGCTCGTTCGCGGCGGCCGCAAGCGCGCTCGAGCTCTCCGGGCCAATGGTCGGCAAGCATATCCGGTTTCTGGAGGAGCGGCTCGGTGTGCGCCTCATTAACCGCACCACGCGGCGTCAAAGCCTGAGCGATTTTGGTCGCGCCTACTACGAGCGCTGCCGCGTCATTCTTGCCGAGGCGGAAGCTTCGGATGCGCTTGCGGCCGACCAGCTTTCCGAACCGCGCGGAAAACTGCGCGTCACCATGCCGGTCCATTTCGGCCGGCGCTGCGTCATGCCCGTACTGCTGCAACTCGCACGCCAGTATCCGGCACTGGAGCTTGACCTCTCCTTCAACGATCGCCTCACCGATCTTGCGGAAGATGGCTATGATCTCGCCATCCGCACGGGCACACTGGCGGACAGGGCCGGATTGATCGCGCGTCGTGTCGCGCGCCAGCCAATGATCGTTTGCGCCTCACCGGCTTACCTCGAAACCCATGGCCGGCCGAAGACGGTGGAGGAGTTGGCGCAGCACAAAGCAGTCGTCTATCGCCGATCCGGCCCTGTTCCGCCTTGGCTGTTCCCACAGCAGGGCCAAACGCCATTCGAAGTGCTTCCGCTCAACCGATTCCGCCTCGATGATCTCGATGCCATCGCCGATGCCGCGACATCCGAGGCGGGGCTTGCATGGCTTCCATACTGGCTGGTGAGGGAGCGGATCGAGACAGGCGCTCTTATCCGGCTTCTCCCCGATCAGGCACCGTTCCTTTATGATTGCCATGCTGTATGGCTGCAGACGCGGCATCTGCCGCTGAAGGTCCGCGTTGCCGTCGATGTTTTAGCCACGGAATTGCCCAGGTTCATGATTTGA
- a CDS encoding homoserine dehydrogenase, which produces MTIYNIALIGFGGVNRALAELIATKNPLWERDLGFRLNIVAVSDLYLGAVISPNGLDAKTLVEANFTKGGFGQLSGGSAEANNETIIKTAPADIIVEATFTNPKDGEPAVSHCRWALQSGKHVVTTNKGPVAIAAQELKALAKAHGVHFEYEGSVMSGTPVIRMAEKTLAGAEMKGFEGILNGTSNFVLGRMERGLDFATAVKEAQILGYAEADPTADVEGFDVRLKVVILANELLGASLKPEEVTCTGISNLSPSDIENAKAVNSRWKLIGSAVRNEDGTVTGSVSPKQLPFEHPLAGVNGATNAVSLNTELLGSVTVTGPGAGRIETAYALLSDIVAIHNARRATATKEAA; this is translated from the coding sequence ATGACAATCTATAACATTGCTCTTATCGGGTTTGGTGGCGTCAATCGCGCTTTGGCCGAACTCATCGCGACGAAGAACCCGCTCTGGGAACGAGACCTGGGTTTCCGTCTGAACATCGTCGCTGTCAGCGACCTCTATCTCGGTGCCGTTATTTCGCCGAACGGGCTCGATGCCAAGACCTTGGTTGAAGCGAACTTCACGAAAGGCGGCTTTGGCCAGCTCTCTGGCGGCAGCGCGGAAGCCAATAACGAAACAATCATCAAGACGGCGCCTGCTGACATAATCGTCGAAGCAACGTTTACAAACCCGAAGGACGGCGAGCCGGCTGTTTCGCACTGCCGCTGGGCCCTGCAGTCCGGCAAGCATGTCGTCACCACGAACAAAGGGCCGGTCGCGATCGCTGCGCAGGAACTGAAGGCTCTTGCAAAGGCGCACGGCGTTCATTTCGAATATGAGGGCTCCGTCATGAGTGGCACCCCTGTCATCCGTATGGCAGAAAAGACGCTTGCCGGCGCGGAGATGAAGGGCTTCGAGGGCATCTTGAACGGTACTTCGAACTTTGTCCTCGGCCGTATGGAACGCGGCCTTGACTTCGCAACTGCGGTCAAGGAGGCTCAGATACTCGGCTATGCGGAAGCCGATCCGACCGCCGATGTCGAAGGTTTTGACGTTCGCCTCAAGGTAGTGATCCTGGCAAACGAGCTGCTGGGGGCAAGCCTCAAGCCCGAAGAGGTCACGTGCACGGGGATCTCCAACCTTTCTCCTTCCGATATCGAAAACGCGAAAGCAGTAAATAGCCGTTGGAAGTTAATCGGATCGGCGGTTCGGAATGAAGACGGGACGGTAACAGGCAGTGTTTCCCCGAAGCAACTTCCCTTCGAGCATCCACTCGCTGGTGTAAACGGCGCGACCAATGCCGTATCGCTTAACACCGAACTGCTCGGCTCTGTCACCGTCACAGGCCCTGGCGCCGGCCGGATCGAGACCGCTTATGCGCTGCTGTCCGATATTGTCGCCATCCACAACGCCCGGAGAGCCACAGCTACGAAGGAGGCCGCATGA